Proteins encoded in a region of the Syngnathus typhle isolate RoL2023-S1 ecotype Sweden linkage group LG20, RoL_Styp_1.0, whole genome shotgun sequence genome:
- the LOC133144466 gene encoding cortexin domain-containing 1 protein-like, translated as MDHGTQPPLLEVDVDLGFALFFLFLLCFFLLVTVVRCAQMVVDPYGSISTSTYQEEQIT; from the coding sequence ATGGACCACGGGACGCAGCCCCCCCTGTTGGAGGTGGATGTGGATCTGGGTTTTgcgctcttcttcctcttcctcttgtgcTTCTTCCTGCTGGTGACGGTGGTGCGCTGTGCCCAGATGGTGGTGGACCCCTACGGTTCCATCTCCACCTCCACCTACCAGGAGGAGCAGATTACCTGA